The Linepithema humile isolate Giens D197 chromosome 7, Lhum_UNIL_v1.0, whole genome shotgun sequence genome has a window encoding:
- the LOC105678542 gene encoding alpha-tocopherol transfer protein-like produces MQSTEYAKYRCLLRLNIMSYATIKIDGSIRDYIKWVLDNREANKIEPIMFGEHELKFELDDDLEEFFLQKAQEELRETPEIVAKGHKELAKLIAETPDLLEYNKPYDEHIYEIFLRPCKWYAESAFALMNRYYRYRQTYSRIFVDFLPSKQKIGLCSGILYPMPIRAKDGSRIMIIEGGRLWKPKEHPLDDCWKGVLFLLTIAMLETKTQIAGARVIIDVEGLSLRQITYLTPSFAKMVVEFVQKCLPLRLKSVHIVNQSFIFNVAFAIFKPILEEKFRKRVIFHGTNWETLIDIIGKNALLKKHGGELNMPEDEGWIVKLWQNCFPVEPVLEVLEQHGYKTDIKK; encoded by the exons ATGCAGAGCACAGAATACGCAAAATATAG gtGTTTATTGCGATTGAATATAATGTCATATGCAACTATAAAGATCGACGGTTCTATAAGGGATTATATTAAATGGGTTCTTGATAATCGAGAGGCAAATAAAATAGAGCCAATAATGTTTGGAGAACATGAACTAAAGTTTGAGCTTGATGATGATCTCGAAGAGTTTTTCCTTCAGAAGGCACAAGAAGAATTGCGAGAGACGCCCGAAATCGTCGCCAAGGGCCACAAGGAATTGGCAAAGTTGATTGCAG aAACACCtgatttattagaatataataaacCATATGATGAACATATATACGAAATATTCTTGCGGCCGTGTAAATGGTATGCGGAAAGCGCTTTTGCTCTT ATgaatcgatattatcgatacCGTCAGACATATTCGCGCATATTTGTCGATTTCTTGCCcagcaaacaaaaaataggACTTTGCTCCGGTATATTATATCCGATGCCAATTCGTGCTAAAGACGGGAGCAGGATTATGATTATTGAAGGAGGGAGACTATGGAAACCAAAGGAACATCCTTTGGATGATTGCTGGAAAGGCGTATTATTCCTTCTGACCATAGCTATGTTGGAAACCAAAACTCAG ATCGCAGGTGCACGTGTCATCATAGACGTCGAAGGTTTGTCACTCAGGCAAATAACGTACCTCACCCCGAGCTTTGCCAAAATGGTGGTggaatttgtacaaaaatgtttGCCCCTTCGTTTAAAATCAGTACACATTGTAAATCAGTCGTTCATTTTCAATGTGGCATTCGCAATTTTCAAACCAATTTTAGAG GAGAAGTTTCGCAAACGAGTTATTTTTCACGGGACAAACTGGGAAACTTTAATAGATATCATAGGTAAAAATGCATTGCTTAAAAAACACGGAGGCGAACTTAATATGCCTGAGGATGAAGGATGGATCGTAAAACTGTGGCAGAATTGTTTTCCAGTTGAACCCGTTCTCGAAG TTCTTGAACAACATGGATACAAAACGGACATTAAAAAATGA